In Nitrosarchaeum koreense MY1, one genomic interval encodes:
- a CDS encoding [LysW]-aminoadipate/[LysW]-glutamate kinase — protein MITIKIGGSVVDNLHSSTIADMKKVAETEGLIIVHGGGKEVTKVCEQLGKEPKFVTSPSGIKSRYTDKETAEIFTMVISGRINKTIVQMLQKNGINAIGLSGVDARIIEAERKKTLLIINEKGRKQAIDGGYTGKITKINAKFIKSLLAQGLTPVISPIAISEESEFLNVDGDRAAAYVAGNVGCDKILFITNVDGLLMDDKLVTNLTLAQAKEIRPKIGPGMEKKILAATEALDMGVKEALIGNGQRENPISSAISHDNCTVIQND, from the coding sequence ATGATCACAATTAAAATCGGCGGAAGTGTAGTAGATAATTTACATTCATCAACTATTGCAGATATGAAAAAAGTTGCAGAGACAGAAGGATTAATCATAGTTCATGGTGGAGGAAAAGAAGTCACAAAAGTTTGTGAACAACTTGGAAAAGAACCAAAATTTGTAACATCACCTAGTGGAATAAAAAGTAGATACACAGACAAAGAAACTGCAGAGATTTTTACAATGGTAATTTCAGGAAGAATAAACAAGACAATTGTTCAGATGCTTCAAAAAAATGGAATAAACGCAATTGGATTGTCAGGGGTGGATGCAAGAATTATCGAAGCTGAAAGAAAAAAGACATTATTAATTATCAATGAAAAAGGTCGAAAACAGGCAATTGATGGAGGATATACAGGTAAAATTACAAAAATCAATGCGAAATTCATTAAATCACTTTTAGCTCAGGGTCTAACACCTGTAATTTCACCCATTGCAATTAGCGAAGAGTCAGAGTTCCTCAATGTAGATGGAGACAGAGCTGCAGCATATGTAGCAGGAAATGTAGGTTGTGACAAGATATTATTCATAACAAATGTAGATGGACTCTTGATGGACGATAAACTAGTAACAAATCTAACATTAGCACAAGCAAAAGAAATTAGACCAAAAATAGGCCCAGGCATGGAAAAGAAGATACTAGCAGCTACTGAAGCTTTAGACATGGGAGTAAAAGAAGCACTTATTGGAAACGGTCAAAGAGAAAATCCTATATCATCAGCTATTTCACATGACAATTGTACGGTGATTCAAAATGACTGA